TAAATCAAATAAAGTGTTAATTCATACGCCAGGTAAACAACAACCAAACAAACCAAATGATCCAAAGAATCCAAATCGGGATCCATTAAAACCAGAAAAGCATAATTACAATGCTGCTGGAAAATTGGTAGATGGCAAAGAAATGTTGCCTGAAGGAATCAATTACTACGTTTCTAAATGGACGAATTCGTCCAAACAAGAACGACAAATCTGGCAAAGAAGCGATTGCCTAAAGGCTTTGCATACATTGAAGATTATCAAGATGATGCAGTAACACCGCTCGAAAGTCGATTCCAAGTAAAAGATGCACAGGGTAAAGCTGTGAATGGATTGAAGATGTATCATGTTTTAGATCGTAAGACACTCTCTAAAGCCTTAAATGATATGATTGATCGTTCAGGTATTTCTCCAAAAAGTGCGTTTTATATGTGGGTTGCCGAAAAACCAGAAGAATTTTACAAGGCTTATGTGCAAACTGGTATGGATCTATATTTTCACACACCAATGAAAAATAAAAAGAGTTTTATTGGAAAATATACCAACCAAACTTTCCAAGTACAGTTCGGCAATGGCTATTACTCAAATGTAGTAGTAAATCATGTGCCAGAGCTAAAAGTTCAAAAGCAGGTTTACAATAAATTAGGTGACGGTCAAAATCTGGATGGTAAGCTTGTTAAATTGGGTGATAAGTTCTATTACTTCTTAGATGGAGCTAAGTTGCCTGCAAATCGTGGTGAAGCACTCAAAGAATACCGATTCTTTGATGATTTTGACCAAAAAGGTGATGAATTTACTGGCGAATATAAAGCTCTTGCAGGGGTTGACATCAAATGAAAGATGGTTCAGTGATTAAGGCAGGTACAGACTTATCACAATATGCGGAGCTGAAATATAACAAAGCCAAAGGTGTTGTCGAGATTTCTATGAAGCAAGACTTCTTGGATAAGGTAGATAATGCTTCCGAGTTTGACGTGGATGCTGCGATTCAAATGAAACGGATTGCGGCTGGAACATTTGAAAACACCTATAAAAACGTAGTAAATGGTCATGAAGTTGTTTCTAATACGGTTAAAACAAGTACACCTGAACCGGAAAAACCACAACCTAAGAAACCAACTCCAGCTCCAAAAACACCAGCTCCAAAAACACCAGCTCCAACTTTACCACAAACAGGTACAGCTTCTGGTATTGGATTGTCTGTTTTGGGAATGATTCTTGCAGGCTTTGGTTTATTTGGTTTGAAAAAGCATAAAGAAAATTAAAGAAACACAATCTGTCATCCAGTCATAAGGTTGTTTTATGACTGGGTGATGTTTGATAAAAAAGAAAGAGGTATTCTATATGACCAAAAAACAATTTCTTGCAGCACTAGCTGTTTCTACCCTCGTTTTGGCAAATAGTGGAGCTGCTTTGGCGGAGGTAACGCCTCCTGTGGTGGATCCTTCTACTCCTGGAGTGGTGGCACCAGACCCATCTACCCCTACGCCATCAGAGCCGAGTCAGCCAGCACCAGAAACACCAGTAGATCCGACGACACCGTCCACTAATCCATCTGAGCCAAAGCCAGAAACCCCAGGAACAACTCCATCAGAACCTTCTGTTCCTTCCGATCCAACGACACCTTCAACGAATCCATCGACGGAACCAAAGCAACCAACTCCAGCACCAGCGGAACCAGAAAAACCTTCTAAAGATGAGAAAAAGGAAGATCCCCAACCGACTCCCAAACCTACAGAAGAACAACCAAAAACAACAGATGAGGCAAATCAAGCAGGTAAAAGTCAAGTTGGTACCACTTCCACTTCAACAGGACAAGTGGTTCAGGATGTAGCCCCTAATAAACCTGTCCATACAGAAAATGGCTATACGATTGTAGGAGTACAAGATAGTCATCCCGTGATCGCAAATGGCGATGGAACAACTTCTGTGGTGGAACCTGAAGTCGTAGGGGCAACGGTTAATGCGGATAAAACCGTCACCGTTTCCACTGCTACAGGAGAGAAGAAAACACTCCCTCATACGGGTGAAGCAAGTAGTGTCCTT
This Streptococcus anginosus DNA region includes the following protein-coding sequences:
- a CDS encoding LPXTG cell wall anchor domain-containing protein, producing MTKKQFLAALAVSTLVLANSGAALAEVTPPVVDPSTPGVVAPDPSTPTPSEPSQPAPETPVDPTTPSTNPSEPKPETPGTTPSEPSVPSDPTTPSTNPSTEPKQPTPAPAEPEKPSKDEKKEDPQPTPKPTEEQPKTTDEANQAGKSQVGTTSTSTGQVVQDVAPNKPVHTENGYTIVGVQDSHPVIANGDGTTSVVEPEVVGATVNADKTVTVSTATGEKKTLPHTGEASSVLTVLGGCLLSGLALVGVRKRKKD
- a CDS encoding SspB-related isopeptide-forming adhesin, giving the protein MPKGFAYIEDYQDDAVTPLESRFQVKDAQGKAVNGLKMYHVLDRKTLSKALNDMIDRSGISPKSAFYMWVAEKPEEFYKAYVQTGMDLYFHTPMKNKKSFIGKYTNQTFQVQFGNGYYSNVVVNHVPELKVQKQVYNKLGDGQNLDGKLVKLGDKFYYFLDGAKLPANRGEALKEYRFFDDFDQKGDEFTGEYKALAGVDIK
- a CDS encoding LPXTG cell wall anchor domain-containing protein, with product MKDGSVIKAGTDLSQYAELKYNKAKGVVEISMKQDFLDKVDNASEFDVDAAIQMKRIAAGTFENTYKNVVNGHEVVSNTVKTSTPEPEKPQPKKPTPAPKTPAPKTPAPTLPQTGTASGIGLSVLGMILAGFGLFGLKKHKEN